CGGGGAAGGTTCGTAGGCTGGGGTTTGTTGCACAGCCGCCATGGCCCGCCGCCACCGCCCTGTTTGGGGGCTGCTTTGTGCCCTATGCCTGCTTCTCTCAGGCGCTTTTGCCCAGCCCGCCTACGCGGCCATGGACGTGGCCAAGCAGGTATTAATTGGGGCCGATTTCAGCGGCCAGGAGCTGAGGGGAGCCACCTTCAATCTCACGAACCTGAGGGATGCAACCTTTGCCGGTTCTGACCTGCAGGGGGCAAGCCTCTTTGGCGCGAAATTGCAGGATGCGGACCTAAGCAACACAAACCTGAAGGAGGCCACCCTCGATTCAGCGATCTTCGATGGCACCAACCTCACCAATGCCGTGCTCGAAGACGCCTTTGCGTTCAACACCAAATTCAAGAATGTAGTGATCGAGGGCGCCGATTTCACCAATGTGCCCCTGCGCGCCGATGCCCTGAAAACCCTGTGCGCCAGTGCCCATGGCAGCAATTCAGTGACAGGTCGCAGCACCCGCGACACCCTTGGGTGTAGTTGAGCGGAGTGTGCCATGAGCTTTGACGCCCACAGCCTGGAGCGGCTTAAGGAGCTGGGCCGCAGCCTGCCTAAAGCCCTGCCTACACCTGTCAAAAACAGCGACATCCCCAGCCAGTCTGCTGCAGGCACCAAGGCCAGTGAGAGGCGCCATCGGGTCGAAACCGAAGAGGACCCGGATGCCCTTTTTCGCGAATTGATGCAGGTAAGCCCCGATGGAACGGTGCCCCCCCATCTGCTGGAAAGACTCAAAAAGGCCGAGGGGCAGCGGGCCACCGCAGTGGCTCCTCCCCAAGCAGCTCTCCCGAATAAAGCTGCTTCAGGGAAGTCCCCCACCAACACGGGGAAACCCAAGCGGGCCCCTGGCATGGGGGACGCCGAGCTTTACACCGTTTTTCAGCAATTGCTACTCGAAGACGATGACCTAGGAGAAAGCTCCTAGGTTGGTTTTTGACTAGTCAGTGTCCATGGCCATTCGCATCGGTATCAACGGTTTTGGTCGCATCGGCCGCCTCGCTTTTCGCCGGGCCTGCAGCCTGGGCGAAGTTGAGGTGGTGGGGATCAATGACCTGATCGATGTGGAGTACCTGGCCTACATGCTCTGCTACGACTCAACCCATGGCCGATTCCAGGGTGATGTACGCATAGAAAACGGCCAGCTGGTGGTCAACGGCAAGAGCATCCGCATTACGGCCGAGCGCGATCCCAACCAGCTCAAGTGGGGGGAGATTGGCGCCGATTACGTGCTGGAAAGCACCGGCTTTTTTCTAAGTGATGAAAGTGCCCGTGCCCACATCAACGCCGGCGCCAAAAGGGTCGTAATGAGCGCCCCCTCCAAGGACGAAACGCCGATGTTTGTGATGGGGGTCAACCACAGCAGCTATGCCGGCCAAGACGTGGTCTCAAATGCCAGCTGCACCACCAACTGCCTGGCCCTGATGGCCAAGGTTCTCAACGACAATTTCGGCATCGTCAACGGCCTGATGACCACGGTGCATGCCACCACAGCCACCCAGAAGGCCGTCGACAGCCCCTCGGCCAAGGACTTGCGCGGTGGCCGCGGTGCTGGCCAGAACATCATCCCCAGCTCCACCGGCGCCGCCAAGGCGGTTGGCAGGGTGATCCCTGAACTCAACGGCAAACTGACCGGGATGTCCTTCCGGGTGCCCACCCCCGACGTTTCGGTGGTGGATCTGACGGTGAACCTGGAGAGGCCGGCCAGCTACGAGCAGATCAAGGCCGCCATGCGGGCAGCGGCTGAGGGGCCCATGGCCGGCATCCTTGGCTACACCGAAGACGAAGTGGTCAGCAGCGATTTCCTCGGTGAGAGCTGCACCTCGGTTTTCGATGCCGGCGCCGGCCTTGCCCTCACCGACACCTTCGTGAAGGTGGTCGCCTGGTACGACAACGAATGGGGTTACAGCTGCAAGTGCCTTGACCTGATGCTCCACATGGCGACGGTTGTCTGAGACAGGTGTGGCACAGGTAAGGGTGTCGCTCCTTGCCCCGTGGGTCCAAAAGCCATCCTTACCTTCAGCAGCCAGGGCTCCCAGCCGCCCCTAAACCTGCTGCTCCCTGCCGGCCGGCCCCAGGATGTGGCTGCCTGGCTGGCAGCCACCATCGCCTGCGAAGGCCTGCTGCCAAGTGAGATCAGGGGGCAGGCATGCGGTATCGACTGCAGTTATCAATACCGCCTGGAGCAGAAAGCCAACGGCATCAGCCTTGAGTGCTGGCGGCGCTACCCCAATTCAAGTAACTGGCAGCGCCGCTGTGGGCCAATGCAGCTCGAACAATTCATCCAGCGCTTTCAGCCAACCTGCGCCGCTCACCATGCATCCAGCTGATCCAATCGGCGGAAATCTGCTTGGGGCAAACCGCTTCACATTCGAGCTGGCTACTGCAACTTCCAAAACCTTCCTTCAACATCTGCCGCTGCATCGCTTCAGCCCTGGTCGCGCGCTCAGGTTGCCCCTGGGGAAGCTGGGCCAGGTGGGCCAGCTTGGCGGCCACAAACAGGCTGGCGGATGCGTTGCGGCAACTTGCTACGCATGCGCCACAGCCGATGCATGTGGCGGTTTCAAAGGCTGAACTGGCCTGCTGGCGGCCCACCAATAGGGCATTGGCATCTGGGGCACTGCCGGTATTTACTGAGCAAAAACCACCTGCCTCGATCAGATGATCAAGGGCGCCTCGATCCACGGCCAGGTCTTGGATCAAGGGGAATGCCTTCGCCTGCCAAGGTGCAAGGGTGAGGGTGTCGCCGTCCTTGAAACGGCGCAGATAGAGCTGGCAAACGGTGGTAGCCGCCTGGGGACCATGGGCCTGACCATTGACCAGGAAGCCGCAGCTGCCGCAAATTCCCTCGCGGCAATCGTGCTCAAAAAGCACCGGCCGCTCGCCCGACACGATTAATTGCTCATTGAGTAGGTCTAGAGCTTCAAGCAGGGAGAGATCTGCCGAGACCTGCTCCAGCCGATAGTTGACGTAGCTGCCAGGCAGGTCAGCCCTTTCCTGACGCCAAATCCGCAGGTTTAGGGAGAGCGGATTACTCATCGGTAGTTGCGGGTGCTGGGCTGGAGCTGGCTGAAGGCAAGGGGCTCCTGGTGCCTGATTGGATCAGCGCCCTGCCGATATTCCCAGGCCGCAATGTGGGCAAAGTTTTTGTCGTCGCGGACGGCCTCACCTTCCGGGCTCTGGTGCTCCTCCCGGAAGTGGGCCCCGCAGGATTCCTCCCGGGCCAGGGCATCCCGGAGCATCAACTGGGCCAGACCAAAGAAATCACTGAGCCGTAGGGCCTTCTCCAGCTCCGCATTGGGCTCCAGCGCCTCGCCTGGCACCCGAACTTCCCGCTGAAAACGCCCTTCCAAATCGGCCACTGCCACCAGAGCGGCCCGTAGGCCAGCGGCGCTGCGACTAATACCGCAGTGTTCCAGCATTAAATGGCCCAGCTCACGGTGGAAGCTGTCGACGGGCCTATCGCCAGCCACGGCCAGCAAACCATTTATACGCAGCCCAGCCCTGTCCATCGCCTCCCGGCAGGCCTCCTGGAGCGGGGAATCCCCCTGGCCCAGGGCACCGGCCTCGGCCAGCCAGGCCGTGACGGTTGCTGGCGCAATGAAGTAGCCATCGGCCAAACCCTGCATCAGGGCACTGGCTCCAAGCCGATTGGCGCCATGCTCCGAAAAATTGGCCTCACCGAGTACAAACAACCCCGGAATCGAGCTCATTAGGTGATAGTCCACCCACAGGCCTCCCATCGTGTAATGGGGTGCGGGATATATCCGCATCGGTGATCGCATCGGATCGTCACCTGTGATCCGCTGATACATCTCAAATAGGTTGCCGTAACGCGCCCCAATCACCCCTGAACCCTGGCTTTGGATGGCGTCGTTGAAATCTAGATACACGGATCGGCCACCGGGACCCACCCCACGGCCGCCATTGCAGAGCTCCCTGGCCCGTCTCGAGGCCACATCCCGGGGCACCATGTTGCCGTAGCTGGGGTATTGACGCTCTAGGAAGTAGTCCCTTTCTGCCTCGGGAATCTGGTCGGCCTGGCGGCAATCCCCAGGGGTGAGCGGCAACCAGACCCGGCCATCGTTGCGCAGGCTTTCACTCATCAAGGTGAGCTTGCTTTGGTAGGCATCACCACTGGGAATGCAGGTGGGATGGATTTGGGTAAAACAGGGATTGGCAAACAATGCCCCCTGCTGGTGGGCGCGCCAAATCGCACTGGCATTGGACTTCAGGGCATTGGTTGAGAGGTAATAGACGTTTGTATAACCACCACTGGCCAACAACACAGCGTTGGCGGTGTAGCTCTCAAGCGCTCCCGTTAGCAGGTTGCGGCAGACCACGCCGCGGGCGACCCCATCAACCTTGACCAGCTCCAGCATGTCGCGCCGGGTTAGCAACTCCACCCGCC
This genomic interval from Cyanobium sp. WAJ14-Wanaka contains the following:
- a CDS encoding pentapeptide repeat-containing protein; translation: MARRHRPVWGLLCALCLLLSGAFAQPAYAAMDVAKQVLIGADFSGQELRGATFNLTNLRDATFAGSDLQGASLFGAKLQDADLSNTNLKEATLDSAIFDGTNLTNAVLEDAFAFNTKFKNVVIEGADFTNVPLRADALKTLCASAHGSNSVTGRSTRDTLGCS
- the gap gene encoding type I glyceraldehyde-3-phosphate dehydrogenase produces the protein MAIRIGINGFGRIGRLAFRRACSLGEVEVVGINDLIDVEYLAYMLCYDSTHGRFQGDVRIENGQLVVNGKSIRITAERDPNQLKWGEIGADYVLESTGFFLSDESARAHINAGAKRVVMSAPSKDETPMFVMGVNHSSYAGQDVVSNASCTTNCLALMAKVLNDNFGIVNGLMTTVHATTATQKAVDSPSAKDLRGGRGAGQNIIPSSTGAAKAVGRVIPELNGKLTGMSFRVPTPDVSVVDLTVNLERPASYEQIKAAMRAAAEGPMAGILGYTEDEVVSSDFLGESCTSVFDAGAGLALTDTFVKVVAWYDNEWGYSCKCLDLMLHMATVV
- a CDS encoding succinate dehydrogenase/fumarate reductase iron-sulfur subunit, with amino-acid sequence MSNPLSLNLRIWRQERADLPGSYVNYRLEQVSADLSLLEALDLLNEQLIVSGERPVLFEHDCREGICGSCGFLVNGQAHGPQAATTVCQLYLRRFKDGDTLTLAPWQAKAFPLIQDLAVDRGALDHLIEAGGFCSVNTGSAPDANALLVGRQQASSAFETATCIGCGACVASCRNASASLFVAAKLAHLAQLPQGQPERATRAEAMQRQMLKEGFGSCSSQLECEAVCPKQISADWISWMHGERRRLAESAG
- a CDS encoding fumarate reductase/succinate dehydrogenase flavoprotein subunit, which encodes MSGLPDPRIPDGPLATAWRRTRAGLPLISPLRKRKLRILVVGSGLAGSAAAATLAEQGYQVQLVTFHDSPRRAHSVAAQGGINAAKNYANDGDSVERLFADTVKGGDFRAREAGCYRLAEISGSIIDQCVAQGVPFAREYGGTLANRNFGGALVSRTFYARGQTGQQLLYGAYQALMRQVAAGRVELLTRRDMLELVKVDGVARGVVCRNLLTGALESYTANAVLLASGGYTNVYYLSTNALKSNASAIWRAHQQGALFANPCFTQIHPTCIPSGDAYQSKLTLMSESLRNDGRVWLPLTPGDCRQADQIPEAERDYFLERQYPSYGNMVPRDVASRRARELCNGGRGVGPGGRSVYLDFNDAIQSQGSGVIGARYGNLFEMYQRITGDDPMRSPMRIYPAPHYTMGGLWVDYHLMSSIPGLFVLGEANFSEHGANRLGASALMQGLADGYFIAPATVTAWLAEAGALGQGDSPLQEACREAMDRAGLRINGLLAVAGDRPVDSFHRELGHLMLEHCGISRSAAGLRAALVAVADLEGRFQREVRVPGEALEPNAELEKALRLSDFFGLAQLMLRDALAREESCGAHFREEHQSPEGEAVRDDKNFAHIAAWEYRQGADPIRHQEPLAFSQLQPSTRNYR